The window AAATCGTTCATGAGATCCATCCAGAACTGAGATCTACAATAAACCAAAATTATAAGATAATTAtatcagcagaaaaaaataggACTAGTTTCTATgtcatgaaaatatttaaatatatgttgaCCTACAAAGTTAAATATAATGTAAGCAGACATCAACTGTTATACTTTAAATGTTGAGCTTCTGATTCATCCATTTCAAATGTTACACTATAAAATTAAGTTGTATATAGCACAAAAACATAATGGTCATTAAGAGATATGCAAGTACTTCATTTCTTCTGACAAAGTAGAGGTAATTGAGTAAAATGTTGCATtataattttgaaatgtttgcttaTCCAAGAAGACTACTAAATTTATTCACCTTTTCAAGGTCTACTACTTgatatttatacaaaaattacaataaactgTTGACAAACTCAcctttgttttctgaaatatgaCCACCAGCTTTCGATGCGTTGGTTGGCTGTTGAGGAGCCATACATATGGCTGGCAGCCCCAGCAAAATCATCAGTGTGTGATGACCTTAATGTACAATGCATTGCCACCATTGTTCCATTTTCAGTGCCACAGTCTGTGCGGAGGCGCATTGGTATCTTCTCAAATTCTGAGACACATTGCACATAGTTTTGAGCAATGACTCCAGGATCATTATTGCTGGCTTGACACACTAACCATAGCACCTTCCGAGAATACCCATCTATGCAACCACTTATTGCCAAGCCATAGGGCTTTAGTTTGTCATAACCATCTGCATGCCAGACATAGTTTGGGCCACAAGAACTATAAACTCTTCTTATAAATCTTCGTCTTGCACGCAGTTGTACTCCTGAGGGGTCAAGTTCTGCCATCAATGCCATGACATCGTCTCTTCTGACAGTCAGACAATACTTCTGTCGGAGTGTCTGCCACATCAAGCGATAGCCATAATGCTGGCCTGGCCTTTAGCTCTTCTTCAATAGCAGCACGTACCAAGTGAGGCGGTGTGTAACTTCTTTGTCTAAAGAgtgataatttttttcatttgctctTTAAGGAGCGAAGGCTCATTTCAACATTGTGAAGGTCTCCCAAGAAATCCAAAATTTCTGAATGACTATAGCCATCATGAAAATACTTTCTAATCAGGTCATCTTCTGAGAGGGTGTCCAGCTCAGATCCTGTGAAACAAAATAGAGCAGAATATCTTTTTACTGCCCAACACCAGGGAAATTAAGTTGGCACAGTAAAAATGTTACACAATTCAAACAATTAAGTTCACACCAAAATAGAATCTGTGTAAAAACTGAGtaacatacagtacagtaaGGGCAAAAGTTCTGTGCTGTTATTAAAAGTAGCTTATAAATAGTCTACTCTACAAAACTATGTGCAGTTAGGCatgataattttaaaaaatattaaaaaaaatagaataagaCCATATTTATTGAGATAAACAGCTGGgatatatatctaaaaaaaagtgTGGCTTGTTAAACCAAAAGTACTTCATGAATATGTGCGACATCAAACGCGTTGCTAATTCAAATCCAGTAGACCATATTAAAGTTACTTATCCAAATCACTGTGCgttgctattttcttttgtaacttAATTTAATCCCTATGTACGTCTTGGGGAGCGACCGCCCTTTACATGTGACAGTTATCTGCGgcgacagaaacataaacaatacgGGGAGGAGGGAGATGCGTATGTTGTTGCTGggaaaacaggaactattttgatCATCTGTCCTCAAAGTCCGATTATTATTAGCGGCTTtgggcttctttttttctgaaatcgCTTTCAAATTTCATGAATCACGGGTTTAAGTTTTTGGGCTTGGTTTTGATCCTGAAGTTCTTATTTTgacttggaaataagcagaaaCATATAAGCCCCGTAATTTGTCTGACATCCAAGTAGTTTTAGTCAGGACTTCCAGGTACATCTATTCCTGGATGATCCATCTTGCTGAGCCTTTGGTAATGTCAAGGTAATATTTGTTGTGAGCGACCTTGACTTTTGCATTGCGCTCCAGAAAACGGCAAAatcgagactaatatgaacagcgcaataaacgtgaaagcAGCCATGAATGAACGTGTCCGTAAAGTTGCCCAACTAAACGCATTTATAATCtttaagtgtcacaaatctgcgGACAGGGCCATAGCGCAGAACCTAGAGGCCGAGGTAGGAGGGGGCTCTACAATCTTATTTATAGTTATCCAGACAATAGTGGAAATcacaaaaacatacacaaaatactaaggtttttgtgtgtgtgtgtgttggtgtgtgtgcgtgagtgtgtgtgtgtgtgtgctgttgtaaccattaatcTCCcgttcagttcaaccttataagcgGAAATACATACTTGATATTACTATAATttaataacttgcaattaatTATTTGCAACGTTCAAGCTTTTCACAAGTGGTggaggtaaataaaaaaatatgtaacttaGTGAATTTCCAAAAAAAGTAATCACTAATCTACTTTTTCAAGTAGTAATAAGTAATcgatttaagttaatttttacAAGTAACTAACCATCACTGCTTACCAGTGTCTTGAGCTTGTGCCAAGATCTGCACATTCTTCCcacatgaaaaacagaaaacttgaaTTGTTCCTAGATTTTGTCCacagaaacagcaaaacatgGCCACCTAAAAAAGGTAAATGGTATGCACATAGGtatagttgaaaccagatatgtACATACACCACAAAAAAACGAAAAAGTTACAAACATCACTATCCCTCTTGTGACAGATAGGTGATAAATCGAATTcactatctgtctgtctgtctgtctatacgagtgtgtaatttatttattttttcttgcgGTATGATTAGCATAATTGCTTTGCTAATTCGGGCAAGCGTCTACGAGACCGAGCCCAGAACGGTATGACTGACACAAAGTCTATCACGCTACCcataaattattctgttattcTATAATATTATAAAAGACGGCGTATCTGAAAAGAAATATAGTAATACgtacctttactttctttcaaatttctttctctgaatcttgcatctggtcccatagaaatgaatactattttctttgactccccctagtggtctggagcacttccgttttcaacactttttgtttgctgcatttcattcgggggtgtcttcttttttgtttgctgcattttatttgctttttgcttgccgcatttaatttgtgcgcgtgttttttttttttgtttgcatgtttctcttttgctgcgcatttgcacctgtcggccaccgtaagAATCGCCACtacttgctgctgctgcagcttcatcacATCATCCAGGCGTTAAACCAGACAGATAAGACCCTGAAGGCGCTGTCCAATCAGAATCCAGAACGCCCCGCCACCCATAGAAACCGTCTGCTTCACATTTCTGGATCCTCAATTACTTTATTACTGGTAAATATTTTCTGACTGGAAAAATACTTCATTGTTAAGAGCAGGAAAAAtgaagacttcctgaaaaggtGAGAGTGATANNNNNNNNNNNNNNNNNNNNNNNNNNNNNNNNNNNNNNNNNNNNNNNNNNNNNNNNNNNNNNNNNNNNNNNNNNNNNNNNNNNNNNNNNNNNNNNNNNNNGCTTTCTGGAAAATCCCgttgtaatgtaaaatatgacagattgctggataaaataaatttatagttgttcatttttttccctattcTGGTCACAGCCAGAGGAAAATGAAGCTGTAGCTTCCTCCATGACTGCATTTGACAAACTAAgccttcaaaaataataataataataataaagcaccGGGTTGAGGCGGTGTGAGCTTCACACACgatgtgctaaaaataaaacctgacgGCTGCGGACGTTGTGCCGGGCGAAGAGAGGCGATCTGTGGTGGCTGCCGCTTGTAAGTTATTGAATAATCCCAAatgtaaatcatttaaatagttaaatagaTAGTCTGACATGCGCAGTAAAGTGGCTGCTGACCAACGTGACTTCGTACGTGACGACATAAGGCTGCTGTGTGGGCGGGTTTGATGCCTATGACGTGTGGGTCTTTATTTGCTCGTTCTTTTTCCCTGAGCGTCACTTCGCAGTTGTTCCTTGCAGAGCCTGTTGTTCTCACAGAAAACCTgaaagggaggcccagacttccctctccccagccacttcttctagctcctccgggggaatcccgaggcgttcccaggccagccgagagacatagtccctccagcgtgtcctgggtcttccccggggcctcctcccggtgggacgtgcccggaacacctcaccagggaggcgtccaggaggcatcctgaccagatgcccgagccacctcaactggctcctctcgatgtgaaggagcagcggctctactctgagtccctcccggatgactgagcttctcaccctatctctaagggagagcccagccaccctacggagaaaacccatttcggccgcttgtatccgcgatctcgttctttcggtcatgacccaaagctcatgaccatagatgagggtgggaacgtagatcgaccggtaaatcgagagcttcgctttttggctcagctctctcttcaccacgacggaccggtacagcgcccgcttgacagcagacgctgcgccaatccgcctgtcgatctcccgctcccttcttcccccattcgtgaacaagatcccgagatacttaaactcctccacttggggcaggacaccccccctgacccggagaaggcactctacccttttccggctcaagaccatggcctcggatttggaggcactgatccccatcccggccccttcacactcggctgcgaaccattccagcgagagctgcagatcacgatctgatgaagccaaaaggaccacatcgtctgcgaaaagcagagatgagatcctaaggccaccaaatcggatcccctcaacaccttggctgcgcctagaaattctgtccatgaaagtgatgaacagaatcggtgacaaagggcagccctggcggagtccaactctcaccggaaacgagcccgacttactgccggcaatgcggaccagactctgacaccggtcatacagggacctgacagcccgtatcaaagggcccggtaccccatactcccggagaccccccacagggctccccgagggacacggtcgaacgccttctccaagtacacaaaacacatgtagactggttgggcgaactcccatgcaccctccaggaccctgccgagggtgtagagctggtccagtgttccacgaccaggacgaaaaccacactgctcttcctgaatccgaggttcgactatccgacggaccctcctctccaggacccctgaatagaccttgccagggaggcttaagagtgtgacccctctataattggagcacaccctccggtccccctttttgaacagggggaccaccaccccagtctgccaatccaggggaactgcccccgatgtccatgcgacattgcagagtcgcgtcaaccaacacaaccctacaacatccagagcc is drawn from Xiphophorus hellerii strain 12219 chromosome 15, Xiphophorus_hellerii-4.1, whole genome shotgun sequence and contains these coding sequences:
- the LOC116733853 gene encoding uncharacterized protein LOC116733853, producing MWQTLRQKYCLTVRRDDVMALMAELDPSGVQLRARRRFIRRVYSSCGPNYVWHADGYDKLKPYGLAISGCIDGYSRKVLWLVCQASNNDPGVIAQNYVQCVSEFEKIPMRLRTDCGTENGTMVAMHCTLRSSHTDDFAGAASHMYGSSTANQRIESWWSYFRKQRSQFWMDLMNDLKERHLFNGSHDHTCLVRFVFMDMLQRDLDECKDRWNKHTIRPVKQSCCPSGKPDVMYHLPHRFGGTDCGFPVSQEQLGQFVTETNNIQCGDEHLQAHFENLQRQCGLAHPQSWESCVENYIKLKNMADL